Proteins from a single region of Pseudomonas quebecensis:
- the betA gene encoding choline dehydrogenase, producing MTQEYDYIIVGAGSAGNTLATRLTEDEGVTVLLLEAGGPDYRLDFRTQMPAALAFPLQGRRYNWAYETDPEPHMDGRRMECGRGKGLGGSSLINGMCYIRGNAMDYDNWAKLPGLENWTYLDCLPYFRKAETRDIGPNDYHGGDGPVSVTTPKAGNNPLFHAMVEAGVQAGYPRTEDLNGYQQEGFGPMDRTVTPNGRRASTARGYLDTAKKRSTLTIVTHALTDKVLFEGKRAVGVRYLIGAAEERVEARARKEVLVCSGAIASPQLLQRSGVGPAKLLESLDIPVVHDLPGVGENLQDHLELYLQYACTQPVSLYPSLLWYNQPAIGAEWLFNGTGIGASNQFEAGGFIRTREEFEWPNIQYHFLPVAINYNGSNGVKEHGFQAHMGSMRSPSRGRVQLKSKNPRDYPSILFNYMATEQDWQEFRDGIRLTREIMQQPALDPYRGREISPGIDVQTDEQLDKFIREHAETAFHPSCSCKMGTDEMAVVDAEGRVHGMQGLRVVDASIMPIITTGNLNAPTIMIAEKIADKIRGRQPLPRSTADYYVAGDAPVRGKPLREVGPTAQ from the coding sequence ATGACTCAAGAATACGACTACATCATTGTTGGCGCAGGTTCTGCGGGCAACACTTTAGCAACCCGCCTGACCGAAGACGAAGGCGTCACCGTCCTGCTGCTGGAAGCCGGCGGCCCCGATTATCGTCTGGATTTCCGTACCCAGATGCCAGCCGCCCTGGCGTTCCCGCTGCAGGGCCGTCGCTACAACTGGGCCTACGAGACGGATCCGGAGCCGCACATGGACGGCCGCCGGATGGAATGCGGTCGCGGCAAGGGCCTGGGTGGCTCGTCGCTGATCAACGGCATGTGCTACATCCGTGGCAACGCCATGGACTACGACAACTGGGCAAAGCTGCCGGGTCTGGAAAACTGGACCTACCTCGACTGCCTGCCGTACTTCCGCAAGGCCGAAACCCGCGATATCGGCCCCAACGATTACCACGGTGGCGACGGTCCGGTCAGCGTGACCACGCCCAAGGCCGGCAATAACCCGCTGTTCCACGCCATGGTCGAAGCCGGCGTGCAGGCCGGCTACCCGCGTACCGAAGACTTGAACGGTTACCAGCAGGAAGGTTTCGGCCCCATGGACCGTACCGTCACGCCGAACGGCCGTCGCGCCAGCACTGCACGCGGTTACCTGGACACGGCTAAAAAGCGTTCGACGCTGACCATCGTCACTCACGCCCTCACCGACAAAGTCTTGTTCGAAGGCAAGCGCGCGGTGGGCGTGCGTTACCTGATCGGCGCCGCCGAAGAACGCGTTGAAGCCCGCGCGCGCAAGGAAGTACTGGTATGCAGCGGCGCCATCGCCTCGCCGCAGTTGCTGCAACGCTCCGGCGTCGGCCCGGCCAAATTGCTGGAAAGCCTGGATATCCCGGTGGTCCACGACCTGCCCGGCGTCGGCGAAAACCTGCAGGATCACCTTGAGCTGTACCTGCAATACGCCTGCACCCAGCCAGTATCGCTGTACCCGTCGCTGCTCTGGTACAACCAGCCGGCCATCGGTGCCGAATGGCTGTTCAACGGCACCGGTATCGGCGCCAGCAACCAGTTCGAAGCGGGCGGGTTTATCCGTACCCGTGAAGAGTTCGAATGGCCGAACATCCAGTACCACTTCCTGCCGGTGGCGATTAACTACAACGGCAGCAACGGTGTGAAAGAGCACGGCTTCCAGGCGCACATGGGTTCCATGCGCTCGCCGAGCCGCGGCCGCGTCCAGCTGAAGTCGAAGAACCCACGGGACTACCCGAGCATCCTCTTCAACTACATGGCCACCGAACAGGACTGGCAGGAATTCCGCGACGGCATCCGCCTGACCCGGGAAATCATGCAGCAGCCGGCGCTGGACCCTTACCGTGGGCGCGAAATCAGCCCAGGCATCGACGTGCAAACCGACGAGCAACTGGATAAGTTCATCCGCGAGCACGCCGAAACCGCGTTCCACCCGTCCTGCTCGTGCAAGATGGGCACCGACGAGATGGCGGTGGTGGACGCCGAAGGCCGCGTGCATGGCATGCAAGGTCTGCGTGTAGTCGACGCGTCGATCATGCCGATCATCACCACCGGCAACTTGAACGCGCCGACGATCATGATCGCCGAGAAAATCGCCGACAAGATCCGTGGCCGCCAGCCGCTGCCGCGCAGCACCGCCGACTACTACGTGGCGGGCGACGCGCCGGTGCGTGGCAAGCCGTTGCGTGAAGTGGGGCCGACTGCGCAGTAA